Proteins encoded together in one Myxocyprinus asiaticus isolate MX2 ecotype Aquarium Trade chromosome 21, UBuf_Myxa_2, whole genome shotgun sequence window:
- the c21h22orf23 gene encoding UPF0193 protein EVG1, whose protein sequence is MMQESRLMDFHQRQIKNQLKKGGALPLNFNLTPMEPCVQSEPRVTRMTALMGHPQRRNSQGCRAGDNYKREQFRPSATRDLEKEKRKLQNLLATGQEEDGPTHSQRDSTEKKEQQTDRFQEVLDEIEDRRQFLEEMMATGKGHQYQHIINTEISQKICELEKIDRNRGEELRTLMMNGKEGRQSRQRY, encoded by the exons ATGATGCAGGAGTCTCGACTGATGGACTTTCATCAGAGACAGATAAAAAATCAGCTGAAAA AAGGGGGCGCTCTTCCACTAAACTTTAATCTCACCCCAATGGAGCCCTGTGTGCAGTCAGAGCCCAGAGTCACTAGAATGACTGCACTGATGGGTCATCCACAGAGGCGCAACTCACAAGGATGCCGTGCTGGAGACAATTACAAACGAGAACAGTTTCGGCCTAGTGCAACTC GGGATctagagaaagagaagagaaagCTACAGAATCTTCTTGCTACTGGCCAAGAGGAAGATGGGCCAACTCACTCCCAGAGAGACTCCACAGAGAAAAAAGAGCAGCAGACAGACAGGTTCCAAGAGG TTTTGGATGAGATTGAGGACAGAAGGCAGTTTTTAGAGGAGATGATGGCCACTGGAAAAGGTCACCAATACCAGCACATCATAAACACAGAAATTTCTCAG AAAATCTGTGAACTTGAAAAGATTGATAGGAACCGTGGTGAAGAACTGAGGACCCTTATGATGAATGGAAAAGAAGGAAGACAAAGCAGACAGAGATATTGA